One Panicum virgatum strain AP13 chromosome 3N, P.virgatum_v5, whole genome shotgun sequence DNA segment encodes these proteins:
- the LOC120665687 gene encoding nascent polypeptide-associated complex subunit alpha-like protein 1, whose translation MTAETATPEEQLRAQLEEQKIHEGDDPIVEDDDDEEDDDDEDDKDDDDAEGVDASGRSKQSRSEKKSRKAMLKLGMKAITGVSRVTVKKSKNMLFVISKPDVFKSPASDTYVIFGEAKIEDLSSQLQTQAAEQFKAPDMSSVLSKPEVSTATQDDDEAVDETGVEEKDIELVMTQATVSRARAVKALKAADGDIVSAIMELTT comes from the exons ATGACGGCCGAGACCGCGACGCCGGAGGAGCAGCTCCGCGCCCAGCTCGAGGAGCAGAAGATCCACGAG GGAGATGACCCGATTGTTGAGGATGACGATGATGAggaagatgacgatgatgaggatgacaaggatgacgatgaTGCTGAGG GAGTTGATGCTAGTGGGAGATCTAAGCAGAGCCGCAGTGAGAAAAAGAGCAGGAAGGCCATGCTGAAGCTTGGCATGAAGGCGATCACTGGTGTAAGCCGTGTAACTGTCAAGAAGAGCAAGAAT ATGCTCTTTGTCATCTCCAAACCAGATGTCTTCAAGAGCCCTGCATCAGACACCTACGTGATCTTTGGGGAGGCCAAGATTGAGGACCTGAGCTCACAGCTGCAGACACAGGCTGCAGAGCAGTTCAAGGCACCAGACATGAGCAGCGTCCTGTCAAAGCCAGAGGTCTCCACAGCGACCCAGGATGACGATGAAGCTGTCGATGAGACTGGTGTGGAGGAGAAGGACATTGAGTTGGTGATGACCCAGGCTACCGTGTCGAGGGCTAGGGCGGTGAAGGCGCTGAAGGCGGCCGATGGGGATATAGTTAGTGCAATCATGGAGCTGACAACTTAG
- the LOC120665686 gene encoding membrane-bound O-acyltransferase gup1-like isoform X2 — MGGVPWKRVELVALVLYALGFYLVVIRRSLRLSHDYSGRLYGLRAGSLAGHLNDLSDAQWRNFRGNLPILTVVMGAFLIVVNTLRYCYVLKGRGTALMWLILSLSYLYYLHGACVVFILLISLINYSIVKLFANYKYCISLIWSFNLSVLILNRVYEGYSFSSFRENLAFLDNYRGTFRWHICFNFVVLRMISFGCDYCWTIHSSHFDHKERGLNVDRYTFLMYLCYLTYAPLYIAGPIVGYNAFAAQLEVPQKNYSFTQISWYGLRWILSFLLMEGMTHCFHYNSFVVSRLWQKLSPFEVFIISYGVLNFMWLKFFLIWRYFRFWSLVGGVETPENMPRCINNCHDLESFWKSWHASFNRWLVRYLYIPLGGSRRKLLSIWVIFTFVAVWHDLEWKLVSWAWLTCLFFVPEILVKSLSNKFQASSSLGMLVHREFKAIAGAVTISCLMVANLVGYVVGPSGIKVLISKMAGKEALPALAFIFTTFYVGVKLMFHISEASSSQG, encoded by the exons ATGGGCGGCGTGCCCTGGAAGCGGGTGGAGCTCGTCGCGCTTGTTCTGTACGCGCTAGGCTTCTACCTCGTCGTGATCCGCAGGTCGCTTCGTCTCTCGCACG ATTACTCCGGGAGGCTCTACGGACTACGCGCGGGATCACTTGCCGGTCATCTGAAT GACTTGTCTGATGCACAATGGAGAAACTTCCGTGGGAACCTGCCGATTCTGACTGTTGTAATGGGGGCGTTTCTGATTGTGGTCAATACATTGCGATATTGCTATGTCTTGAAGGGCCGAGGGACTGCTTTGATGTGGCTTATACTCTCCTTGAGCTATCTATATTATCTTCATGGCGCTTG TGTTGTGTTCATTCTTTTAATTTCATTGATTAATTACTCCATAGTGAAG CTATTTGCTAATTATAAGTATTGCATAAGCCTCATTTGGAGTTTCAACTTATCTGTGCTTATTCTAAACCGAGTTTATGAAGGATATTCGTTCTCATCATTCAG GGAAAATCTTGCTTTTCTAGATAACTATCGGGGTACATTTCGATGGCACATATGCTTCAATTTTG TTGTGTTACGGATGATTAGTTTTGGATGTGATTACTGCTGGACAATTCATTCTTCTCACTTTGATCACAAG GAGAGAGGACTCAATGTTGACAGATACACATTCCTCATGTATTTATGCTACTTGACATATGCTCCACTCTACATTGCTGGCCCTATTGTTGGATACAATGCATTTGCTGCTCAG TTAGAAGTACCTCAGAAAAATTATTCATTTACACAAATATCTTGGTATGGTCTGAGGTGGATCTTAAGTTTCCTTCTTATGGAAGGCATGACACACTGTTTCCACTACAATTCCTTTGTAGTAAG CCGATTATGGCAGAAGTTATCCCCATTTGAGGTCTTCATCATCAGTTATGGG GTGTTAAACTTTATGTGGTTGAAATTCTTTCTTATTTGGCGCTACTTCCGGTTTTGGTCACTG GTTGGGGGAGTCGAGACACCTGAAAACATGCCTAGGTGTATAAATAATTGCCACGATCTGGAGAGTTTCTGGAAGAGCTGGCATGCTTCTTTTAACAGATGGTTGGTCAG GTACTTATACATTCCTCTTGGTGGTTCTCGAAGAAAGCTTCTGAGTATCTGGGTAATATTCACGTTTGTAGCAGTGTGGCATGATCTGGAATG GAAACTTGTTTCATGGGCATGGTTAACTTGCTTATTTTTCGTTCCAGAGATATTGGTCAAATCTCTGTCCAACAAATTTCAG GCAAGTAGCTCCCTTGGGATGCTTGTTCACCGAGAATTTAAAGCAATTGCCGGTGCTGTGACCATCAGCTGTCTTATG GTGGCAAACCTTGTTGGTTACGTCGTGGGACCATCCGGGATTAAAGTTCTGATCTCAAAAATGGCTGGGAAGGAAG CCCTGCCTGCCCTTGCTTTCATATTTACTACATTCTACGTGGGAGTTAAG CTGATGTTCCATATATCCGAAGCTAGCAGCAGCCAGGGGTGA
- the LOC120665686 gene encoding membrane-bound O-acyltransferase gup1-like isoform X1 — protein MGGVPWKRVELVALVLYALGFYLVVIRRSLRLSHDYSGRLYGLRAGSLAGHLNDLSDAQWRNFRGNLPILTVVMGAFLIVVNTLRYCYVLKGRGTALMWLILSLSYLYYLHGACVVFILLISLINYSIVKLFANYKYCISLIWSFNLSVLILNRVYEGYSFSSFRENLAFLDNYRGTFRWHICFNFVVLRMISFGCDYCWTIHSSHFDHKKHMQRCQVCYSGKTCYFALQERGLNVDRYTFLMYLCYLTYAPLYIAGPIVGYNAFAAQLEVPQKNYSFTQISWYGLRWILSFLLMEGMTHCFHYNSFVVSRLWQKLSPFEVFIISYGVLNFMWLKFFLIWRYFRFWSLVGGVETPENMPRCINNCHDLESFWKSWHASFNRWLVRYLYIPLGGSRRKLLSIWVIFTFVAVWHDLEWKLVSWAWLTCLFFVPEILVKSLSNKFQASSSLGMLVHREFKAIAGAVTISCLMVANLVGYVVGPSGIKVLISKMAGKEALPALAFIFTTFYVGVKLMFHISEASSSQG, from the exons ATGGGCGGCGTGCCCTGGAAGCGGGTGGAGCTCGTCGCGCTTGTTCTGTACGCGCTAGGCTTCTACCTCGTCGTGATCCGCAGGTCGCTTCGTCTCTCGCACG ATTACTCCGGGAGGCTCTACGGACTACGCGCGGGATCACTTGCCGGTCATCTGAAT GACTTGTCTGATGCACAATGGAGAAACTTCCGTGGGAACCTGCCGATTCTGACTGTTGTAATGGGGGCGTTTCTGATTGTGGTCAATACATTGCGATATTGCTATGTCTTGAAGGGCCGAGGGACTGCTTTGATGTGGCTTATACTCTCCTTGAGCTATCTATATTATCTTCATGGCGCTTG TGTTGTGTTCATTCTTTTAATTTCATTGATTAATTACTCCATAGTGAAG CTATTTGCTAATTATAAGTATTGCATAAGCCTCATTTGGAGTTTCAACTTATCTGTGCTTATTCTAAACCGAGTTTATGAAGGATATTCGTTCTCATCATTCAG GGAAAATCTTGCTTTTCTAGATAACTATCGGGGTACATTTCGATGGCACATATGCTTCAATTTTG TTGTGTTACGGATGATTAGTTTTGGATGTGATTACTGCTGGACAATTCATTCTTCTCACTTTGATCACAAG AAACATATGCAAAGATGTCAGGTTTGTTATTCTGGGAAGACATGTTACTTTGCTTTGCAG GAGAGAGGACTCAATGTTGACAGATACACATTCCTCATGTATTTATGCTACTTGACATATGCTCCACTCTACATTGCTGGCCCTATTGTTGGATACAATGCATTTGCTGCTCAG TTAGAAGTACCTCAGAAAAATTATTCATTTACACAAATATCTTGGTATGGTCTGAGGTGGATCTTAAGTTTCCTTCTTATGGAAGGCATGACACACTGTTTCCACTACAATTCCTTTGTAGTAAG CCGATTATGGCAGAAGTTATCCCCATTTGAGGTCTTCATCATCAGTTATGGG GTGTTAAACTTTATGTGGTTGAAATTCTTTCTTATTTGGCGCTACTTCCGGTTTTGGTCACTG GTTGGGGGAGTCGAGACACCTGAAAACATGCCTAGGTGTATAAATAATTGCCACGATCTGGAGAGTTTCTGGAAGAGCTGGCATGCTTCTTTTAACAGATGGTTGGTCAG GTACTTATACATTCCTCTTGGTGGTTCTCGAAGAAAGCTTCTGAGTATCTGGGTAATATTCACGTTTGTAGCAGTGTGGCATGATCTGGAATG GAAACTTGTTTCATGGGCATGGTTAACTTGCTTATTTTTCGTTCCAGAGATATTGGTCAAATCTCTGTCCAACAAATTTCAG GCAAGTAGCTCCCTTGGGATGCTTGTTCACCGAGAATTTAAAGCAATTGCCGGTGCTGTGACCATCAGCTGTCTTATG GTGGCAAACCTTGTTGGTTACGTCGTGGGACCATCCGGGATTAAAGTTCTGATCTCAAAAATGGCTGGGAAGGAAG CCCTGCCTGCCCTTGCTTTCATATTTACTACATTCTACGTGGGAGTTAAG CTGATGTTCCATATATCCGAAGCTAGCAGCAGCCAGGGGTGA
- the LOC120665686 gene encoding membrane-bound O-acyltransferase gup1-like isoform X3, which translates to MWDLSDAQWRNFRGNLPILTVVMGAFLIVVNTLRYCYVLKGRGTALMWLILSLSYLYYLHGACVVFILLISLINYSIVKLFANYKYCISLIWSFNLSVLILNRVYEGYSFSSFRENLAFLDNYRGTFRWHICFNFVVLRMISFGCDYCWTIHSSHFDHKKHMQRCQVCYSGKTCYFALQERGLNVDRYTFLMYLCYLTYAPLYIAGPIVGYNAFAAQLEVPQKNYSFTQISWYGLRWILSFLLMEGMTHCFHYNSFVVSRLWQKLSPFEVFIISYGVLNFMWLKFFLIWRYFRFWSLVGGVETPENMPRCINNCHDLESFWKSWHASFNRWLVRYLYIPLGGSRRKLLSIWVIFTFVAVWHDLEWKLVSWAWLTCLFFVPEILVKSLSNKFQASSSLGMLVHREFKAIAGAVTISCLMVANLVGYVVGPSGIKVLISKMAGKEALPALAFIFTTFYVGVKLMFHISEASSSQG; encoded by the exons ATGTGG GACTTGTCTGATGCACAATGGAGAAACTTCCGTGGGAACCTGCCGATTCTGACTGTTGTAATGGGGGCGTTTCTGATTGTGGTCAATACATTGCGATATTGCTATGTCTTGAAGGGCCGAGGGACTGCTTTGATGTGGCTTATACTCTCCTTGAGCTATCTATATTATCTTCATGGCGCTTG TGTTGTGTTCATTCTTTTAATTTCATTGATTAATTACTCCATAGTGAAG CTATTTGCTAATTATAAGTATTGCATAAGCCTCATTTGGAGTTTCAACTTATCTGTGCTTATTCTAAACCGAGTTTATGAAGGATATTCGTTCTCATCATTCAG GGAAAATCTTGCTTTTCTAGATAACTATCGGGGTACATTTCGATGGCACATATGCTTCAATTTTG TTGTGTTACGGATGATTAGTTTTGGATGTGATTACTGCTGGACAATTCATTCTTCTCACTTTGATCACAAG AAACATATGCAAAGATGTCAGGTTTGTTATTCTGGGAAGACATGTTACTTTGCTTTGCAG GAGAGAGGACTCAATGTTGACAGATACACATTCCTCATGTATTTATGCTACTTGACATATGCTCCACTCTACATTGCTGGCCCTATTGTTGGATACAATGCATTTGCTGCTCAG TTAGAAGTACCTCAGAAAAATTATTCATTTACACAAATATCTTGGTATGGTCTGAGGTGGATCTTAAGTTTCCTTCTTATGGAAGGCATGACACACTGTTTCCACTACAATTCCTTTGTAGTAAG CCGATTATGGCAGAAGTTATCCCCATTTGAGGTCTTCATCATCAGTTATGGG GTGTTAAACTTTATGTGGTTGAAATTCTTTCTTATTTGGCGCTACTTCCGGTTTTGGTCACTG GTTGGGGGAGTCGAGACACCTGAAAACATGCCTAGGTGTATAAATAATTGCCACGATCTGGAGAGTTTCTGGAAGAGCTGGCATGCTTCTTTTAACAGATGGTTGGTCAG GTACTTATACATTCCTCTTGGTGGTTCTCGAAGAAAGCTTCTGAGTATCTGGGTAATATTCACGTTTGTAGCAGTGTGGCATGATCTGGAATG GAAACTTGTTTCATGGGCATGGTTAACTTGCTTATTTTTCGTTCCAGAGATATTGGTCAAATCTCTGTCCAACAAATTTCAG GCAAGTAGCTCCCTTGGGATGCTTGTTCACCGAGAATTTAAAGCAATTGCCGGTGCTGTGACCATCAGCTGTCTTATG GTGGCAAACCTTGTTGGTTACGTCGTGGGACCATCCGGGATTAAAGTTCTGATCTCAAAAATGGCTGGGAAGGAAG CCCTGCCTGCCCTTGCTTTCATATTTACTACATTCTACGTGGGAGTTAAG CTGATGTTCCATATATCCGAAGCTAGCAGCAGCCAGGGGTGA
- the LOC120665686 gene encoding membrane-bound O-acyltransferase gup1-like isoform X4, which produces MEKLPWEPADSDCCNGGVSDCGQYIAILLCLEGPRDCFDVAYTLLELSILSSWRLLFANYKYCISLIWSFNLSVLILNRVYEGYSFSSFRENLAFLDNYRGTFRWHICFNFVVLRMISFGCDYCWTIHSSHFDHKKHMQRCQVCYSGKTCYFALQERGLNVDRYTFLMYLCYLTYAPLYIAGPIVGYNAFAAQLEVPQKNYSFTQISWYGLRWILSFLLMEGMTHCFHYNSFVVSRLWQKLSPFEVFIISYGVLNFMWLKFFLIWRYFRFWSLVGGVETPENMPRCINNCHDLESFWKSWHASFNRWLVRYLYIPLGGSRRKLLSIWVIFTFVAVWHDLEWKLVSWAWLTCLFFVPEILVKSLSNKFQASSSLGMLVHREFKAIAGAVTISCLMVANLVGYVVGPSGIKVLISKMAGKEALPALAFIFTTFYVGVKLMFHISEASSSQG; this is translated from the exons ATGGAGAAACTTCCGTGGGAACCTGCCGATTCTGACTGTTGTAATGGGGGCGTTTCTGATTGTGGTCAATACATTGCGATATTGCTATGTCTTGAAGGGCCGAGGGACTGCTTTGATGTGGCTTATACTCTCCTTGAGCTATCTATATTATCTTCATGGCGCTTG CTATTTGCTAATTATAAGTATTGCATAAGCCTCATTTGGAGTTTCAACTTATCTGTGCTTATTCTAAACCGAGTTTATGAAGGATATTCGTTCTCATCATTCAG GGAAAATCTTGCTTTTCTAGATAACTATCGGGGTACATTTCGATGGCACATATGCTTCAATTTTG TTGTGTTACGGATGATTAGTTTTGGATGTGATTACTGCTGGACAATTCATTCTTCTCACTTTGATCACAAG AAACATATGCAAAGATGTCAGGTTTGTTATTCTGGGAAGACATGTTACTTTGCTTTGCAG GAGAGAGGACTCAATGTTGACAGATACACATTCCTCATGTATTTATGCTACTTGACATATGCTCCACTCTACATTGCTGGCCCTATTGTTGGATACAATGCATTTGCTGCTCAG TTAGAAGTACCTCAGAAAAATTATTCATTTACACAAATATCTTGGTATGGTCTGAGGTGGATCTTAAGTTTCCTTCTTATGGAAGGCATGACACACTGTTTCCACTACAATTCCTTTGTAGTAAG CCGATTATGGCAGAAGTTATCCCCATTTGAGGTCTTCATCATCAGTTATGGG GTGTTAAACTTTATGTGGTTGAAATTCTTTCTTATTTGGCGCTACTTCCGGTTTTGGTCACTG GTTGGGGGAGTCGAGACACCTGAAAACATGCCTAGGTGTATAAATAATTGCCACGATCTGGAGAGTTTCTGGAAGAGCTGGCATGCTTCTTTTAACAGATGGTTGGTCAG GTACTTATACATTCCTCTTGGTGGTTCTCGAAGAAAGCTTCTGAGTATCTGGGTAATATTCACGTTTGTAGCAGTGTGGCATGATCTGGAATG GAAACTTGTTTCATGGGCATGGTTAACTTGCTTATTTTTCGTTCCAGAGATATTGGTCAAATCTCTGTCCAACAAATTTCAG GCAAGTAGCTCCCTTGGGATGCTTGTTCACCGAGAATTTAAAGCAATTGCCGGTGCTGTGACCATCAGCTGTCTTATG GTGGCAAACCTTGTTGGTTACGTCGTGGGACCATCCGGGATTAAAGTTCTGATCTCAAAAATGGCTGGGAAGGAAG CCCTGCCTGCCCTTGCTTTCATATTTACTACATTCTACGTGGGAGTTAAG CTGATGTTCCATATATCCGAAGCTAGCAGCAGCCAGGGGTGA